The Toxotes jaculatrix isolate fToxJac2 chromosome 21, fToxJac2.pri, whole genome shotgun sequence genome includes a region encoding these proteins:
- the psmc5 gene encoding 26S proteasome regulatory subunit 8 isoform X1, producing MEVDGIDQMEMGDNKGGSGLRQYYLSKIEELQLTVNEKSQNLRRLQAQRNELNAKVRLLREELQLLQEQGSYVGEVVRVMDKKKVLVKVHPEGKFVVDVDKNIDINDVTPNCRVALRNDSYTLHKILPNKVDPLVSLMMVEKVPDSTYEMIGGLDKQIKEIKEVIELPVKHPELFEALGIAQPKGVLLYGPPGTGKTLLARAVAHHTDCTFIRVSGSELVQKFIGEGARMVRELFVMAREHAPSIIFMDEIDSIGSSRLEGGSGGDSEVQRTMLELLNQLDGFEATKNIKVIMATNRIDILDSALLRPGRIDRKIEFPPPNEEARLDILKIHSRKMNLTRGINLRKIAELMPGASGAEVKGVCTEAGMYALRERRVHVTQEDFEMAVAKVMQKDSEKNMSIKKLWK from the exons aTGGAGATGGGGGACAATAAAGGTGGCTCAGGTCTCCGGCAATACTACTTGTCTAAGATAGAAGAGTTACAG TTGACAGTGAATGAAAAGAGCCAGAATCTCAGACGTCTGCAGGCACAGAGGAATGAGCTCAATGCTAAAG TACGTCTCCTTCGTGAGGAGCTGCAGCTACTACAGGAGCAGGGATCCTACGTTGGTGAAGTGGTTAGGGTCATGGACAAAAAGAAAGTGCTGGTCAAG GTGCACCCAGAAGGAAAATTTGTTGTGGATGTGGACAAGAACATCGACATCAATGAT GTGACTCCAAATTGCCGCGTGGCTCTGCGTAATGACAGCTACACCCTGCACAAGATCCTGCCCAACAAGGTGGACCCTCTGGTATCTCTCATGATGGTGGAGAAGGTCCCAGACTCCACCTATGAAATGATTGGTGGCCTGGACAAGCAGATCAAGGAGATCAAGGAAGTTATTGAGCTGCCTGTCAAGCACCCCGAGCTGTTTGAGGCTTTAGGCATTGCACAGCCCAAG ggtgTGCTGTTGTATGGTCCCCCAGGTACAGGGAAGACCTTGCTGGCCAGAGCCGTGGCCCACCACACTGACTGTACCTTCATCAGGGTTTCTGGCTCTGAGCTGGTCCAGAAGTTCATCGGAGAGG GTGCCCGTATGGTGCGCGAGCTGTTCGTCATGGCAAGGGAGCACGCTCCCTCTATCATCTTCATGGATGAGATCGACTCCATCGGTTCATCTCGCCTGGAGGGCGGCTCAGGTGGCGACAGCGAGGTGCAGAGGACTATGTTGGAGCTGCTCAATCAGCTGGACGGTTTCGAGGCAACCAAGAACATCAAG GTCATCATGGCCACCAACCGTATCGACATCCTGGACTCAGCTCTGCTCAGACCGGGCAGGATTGACAGGAAGATTGAGTTCCCCCCTCCAAATGAAGAG GCCCGTCTGGACATCCTGAAGATCCACTCCAGGAAGATGAATCTGACACGAGGCATTAACCTGAGGAAGATTGCAGAGCTGATGCCTGGAGCCTCTGGTGCTGAGGTTAAG ggTGTCTGCACAGAGGCAGGTATGTATgctctgagagagaggagagttcATGTCACCCAGGAGGACTTTGAGATGGCTGTGGCAAAG GTGAtgcagaaagacagtgagaagaaCATGTCGATCAAGAAGCTGTGGAAGTAA
- the psmc5 gene encoding 26S proteasome regulatory subunit 8 isoform X2, whose translation MEMGDNKGGSGLRQYYLSKIEELQLTVNEKSQNLRRLQAQRNELNAKVRLLREELQLLQEQGSYVGEVVRVMDKKKVLVKVHPEGKFVVDVDKNIDINDVTPNCRVALRNDSYTLHKILPNKVDPLVSLMMVEKVPDSTYEMIGGLDKQIKEIKEVIELPVKHPELFEALGIAQPKGVLLYGPPGTGKTLLARAVAHHTDCTFIRVSGSELVQKFIGEGARMVRELFVMAREHAPSIIFMDEIDSIGSSRLEGGSGGDSEVQRTMLELLNQLDGFEATKNIKVIMATNRIDILDSALLRPGRIDRKIEFPPPNEEARLDILKIHSRKMNLTRGINLRKIAELMPGASGAEVKGVCTEAGMYALRERRVHVTQEDFEMAVAKVMQKDSEKNMSIKKLWK comes from the exons aTGGAGATGGGGGACAATAAAGGTGGCTCAGGTCTCCGGCAATACTACTTGTCTAAGATAGAAGAGTTACAG TTGACAGTGAATGAAAAGAGCCAGAATCTCAGACGTCTGCAGGCACAGAGGAATGAGCTCAATGCTAAAG TACGTCTCCTTCGTGAGGAGCTGCAGCTACTACAGGAGCAGGGATCCTACGTTGGTGAAGTGGTTAGGGTCATGGACAAAAAGAAAGTGCTGGTCAAG GTGCACCCAGAAGGAAAATTTGTTGTGGATGTGGACAAGAACATCGACATCAATGAT GTGACTCCAAATTGCCGCGTGGCTCTGCGTAATGACAGCTACACCCTGCACAAGATCCTGCCCAACAAGGTGGACCCTCTGGTATCTCTCATGATGGTGGAGAAGGTCCCAGACTCCACCTATGAAATGATTGGTGGCCTGGACAAGCAGATCAAGGAGATCAAGGAAGTTATTGAGCTGCCTGTCAAGCACCCCGAGCTGTTTGAGGCTTTAGGCATTGCACAGCCCAAG ggtgTGCTGTTGTATGGTCCCCCAGGTACAGGGAAGACCTTGCTGGCCAGAGCCGTGGCCCACCACACTGACTGTACCTTCATCAGGGTTTCTGGCTCTGAGCTGGTCCAGAAGTTCATCGGAGAGG GTGCCCGTATGGTGCGCGAGCTGTTCGTCATGGCAAGGGAGCACGCTCCCTCTATCATCTTCATGGATGAGATCGACTCCATCGGTTCATCTCGCCTGGAGGGCGGCTCAGGTGGCGACAGCGAGGTGCAGAGGACTATGTTGGAGCTGCTCAATCAGCTGGACGGTTTCGAGGCAACCAAGAACATCAAG GTCATCATGGCCACCAACCGTATCGACATCCTGGACTCAGCTCTGCTCAGACCGGGCAGGATTGACAGGAAGATTGAGTTCCCCCCTCCAAATGAAGAG GCCCGTCTGGACATCCTGAAGATCCACTCCAGGAAGATGAATCTGACACGAGGCATTAACCTGAGGAAGATTGCAGAGCTGATGCCTGGAGCCTCTGGTGCTGAGGTTAAG ggTGTCTGCACAGAGGCAGGTATGTATgctctgagagagaggagagttcATGTCACCCAGGAGGACTTTGAGATGGCTGTGGCAAAG GTGAtgcagaaagacagtgagaagaaCATGTCGATCAAGAAGCTGTGGAAGTAA